The Haloferax volcanii DS2 DNA segment GCGGCGGACCCGCGGTCTTCCGGGCGCGTCCCGCGGACGTACTCGTGGGTGAAGATAACGCCGTGTTTGGGCGACGTGGCGCGGCCCTTCAGGTGGGCGAACAGGGCGTCTTCGGCTCCGAGCACTTGGACCGTCCCGCTCGGTTTCTTGGCGAGGGGTTCGAGGCCGCCCGCCAGCGCGATGAGCCGCGCCGCGAGGACCGGCCCGGCCATCTCGGCGAGGTTCGGCGCGGTCGTGGGCGCGCGCTCCTCGATGAACGCTCGGAGGTCGTCGCGCTCGTCGAGCAGGTCCACCGCGCGGGTGGCGTAGGAGACGACGCGCTCTTCGGCGGCGGTCTTCGGCTCGCGGACGGCGATATCGCGGACGCCGTTGAGGCCGCGCGGAACCTCCTCGTAGAGCGTGCCGGCCCACTCGACGACCCGCTCGGCGAGTTCGTTCGCGGTCCGTTCGGCGTCGTCCATCGCGCGCACGGCGTGGGCGAGCTGCACGTCGTCGGCGCGCTCGCGCTCCGCGACGGCCTCGCTGGCGGCGGCGAGCGTCGCCGAGCGGAGTTTGGCGTAGTAATCACTTTCGTCGGCGGCGAACCCGGCGTCGACGGCCTCGGCCGGCCAGTCGGTGGGGGCGGAGGCGCTGCCCGTTCGGACTCGCGTCGCCCCGGGTTCGGGGTCGTCGGGGTCCGCGCCGGCGAACCATGCGTCTGTCATACTGGCGGATTGCGCCCCGTTCGGGTAAAAGGGCACGGACCCGCGAGCGCGGGCCGCCGTCCGGTCGTTCTGTGGTAAGTTTTAACAAACCATATCTCGTACGAATGCTCGATGGAACGCGCTTCGTACGTCTGTCGTGAGTGTCAAACGACCGTGAGCGCCGCGTCGTACCGTTCGACCTGCCCCGAGTGCAGCGGCGAACTGCGGCCCACGTCGATGACGAGTCGCCGGCGCGCCGGAGATTGAACGGCGCGCGCGGGTCGTCCGACCCGACCGCCGTCCGCTCGCTCGCAGTCACGACCGACGACCTCGTGACCGCCTTGGAGGCGAACCGCAGAGGCGACGACCCCGTCGTCCTCCGCGTCACGCCGCCGTTCTACGGGCGGATGCGGGCGCGCATTCACCGCACCGGCGGCGAAGCCTCGGACTACGCCGACCCCGAGCCGATACACCTCCAGCCGCGGGTCTTCGTCGCTGACGACGCCCCCGCGTTCCCCGGACCCGACGAGACGCGACCAGACCCGTACGAGGTCGAAGCGCACCACGAGCGCCACACGGAGGCGGTTCGAGCGTGGCGCTCGGCGGTCCGCGACCACCTCCGTGAGACGGTCGCGCTCCCGACAGACAACGGCCCGCACGAGGTCGAGGTCAAATACCTCGGCTGAGCGAACCACTTTTTCCCCGCGGGGGACACCGTAGCGACATGAGCACCGACGAGTACCGCCGCGGGACGGCGGTCGAGCGCGAGCGACAGCGGAAACAGCGCCCGGCGCGCGGCCGCTACCGCGGGGTGCTGCCGGTCATCTACGCCATCGGCTTCGTCATGTTCACCGTCGTCTCGCTGTACATCGGGCCGGAACCGGCGTTCGCGGTCTACCTCGTCACCCACGTCTTCTACGCGGGGCTGATTCGCGCCGATATCAGGTCGCTCCGCGGACAGGGCATCGACTGGGGCGCGTCCCGACATCTCTGGTTCGGCGCGGCGTTCGCGCTCCCGTTCGTCGCGCCCGCCTACTACGTCCACAGCGGCCGCGTGATTCGCCGCGAGAACGAGTCGCGGGACCTCGACGGCTGAGGCGAAACCCGCAGCGTTCGACGCGGGCCGCACCGCGCACCGCGCCGAAGACCGACCCGTCCGGCCACCGAACTTATGCCGGGTGCGGGGAAATGGCGGGGCAATGAGTTCCAGACGCGTAGTCGCGGTGCTCGCGCTCGCCGCACTCGTGCTCACGAGCGGTTGTATCGGCTTTCTGACCGGCGAGGAGACGCTGACGTTCGAATCCGAGCCGGCCACGGCGGACGCGACCGTCGCCGGGAACGCCGGCTACGAGACGAACGGGACCGAGACGTTCGCGGTGAACCGCACGCTCTCGTTCGGCGGACAGGAGCGTCAAATCGCCGCCAGCAACCACATCACGACGTACGAGAAGACGCTTGACCTCGGCTTCTTCGGTGAGGCCAAACTCGGTTCGTTCAGCGTCATCTCGACGCCCGCGGTCGAGGTCGCCGGCCAGCCGCGGAGCCCCATCGGCGACTACTCGAACGACGACCTCATCCGCCTCGTCGACAACCGGTATCAGGG contains these protein-coding regions:
- a CDS encoding DUF6517 family protein produces the protein MLALAALVLTSGCIGFLTGEETLTFESEPATADATVAGNAGYETNGTETFAVNRTLSFGGQERQIAASNHITTYEKTLDLGFFGEAKLGSFSVISTPAVEVAGQPRSPIGDYSNDDLIRLVDNRYQGLSDVDQVSSRNVQMLGQTANVTKYSATARFGGDEVDVYVHVTKVQHNEDFVVAIGLYPQQLDGEEENVLELIRSVEHPSEA
- a CDS encoding rubrerythrin-like domain-containing protein codes for the protein MERASYVCRECQTTVSAASYRSTCPECSGELRPTSMTSRRRAGD
- a CDS encoding NOP5/NOP56 family protein → MTDAWFAGADPDDPEPGATRVRTGSASAPTDWPAEAVDAGFAADESDYYAKLRSATLAAASEAVAERERADDVQLAHAVRAMDDAERTANELAERVVEWAGTLYEEVPRGLNGVRDIAVREPKTAAEERVVSYATRAVDLLDERDDLRAFIEERAPTTAPNLAEMAGPVLAARLIALAGGLEPLAKKPSGTVQVLGAEDALFAHLKGRATSPKHGVIFTHEYVRGTRPEDRGSAARALAGKLAIAARVDHYSGDYRPDLHAELADRMETIRARADEGGDE